One window from the genome of Leucobacter aridicollis encodes:
- a CDS encoding F0F1 ATP synthase subunit B, translated as MNHAVQFAAAEGATQNPLLPATYDIVWSAIAFFIILIAFWKVFLPKVQVMLDARAEAIEGNIAKADEAQAKAEAALQEYTAQLASARQEAGEIREAARLDATKIVSKAKEDATTEQARITQAAQVQIEAERQSALVSLRKDVGSLAIDLASGVVGESLSDDKKASALVDRFLVDLEASERAAK; from the coding sequence ATGAATCACGCAGTGCAGTTCGCCGCTGCAGAGGGCGCTACTCAGAACCCGCTGCTTCCGGCAACGTACGATATCGTCTGGTCGGCGATCGCGTTCTTCATTATCCTCATCGCATTCTGGAAGGTCTTCCTCCCGAAGGTGCAGGTCATGCTTGACGCTCGCGCCGAAGCGATTGAGGGGAACATCGCAAAGGCCGATGAGGCTCAGGCGAAGGCAGAGGCTGCCTTGCAGGAGTACACCGCGCAGCTCGCAAGCGCTCGCCAGGAAGCTGGCGAGATCCGCGAGGCGGCACGTCTCGATGCGACCAAGATCGTGTCGAAGGCAAAGGAAGACGCCACAACCGAGCAGGCCCGCATCACGCAGGCAGCTCAGGTGCAGATCGAGGCAGAGCGCCAGAGCGCCCTCGTTTCGCTGCGCAAGGATGTTGGCTCACTCGCAATCGATCTCGCTTCTGGCGTGGTCGGTGAGAGCTTGAGCGACGACAAGAAGGCATCGGCT
- the atpE gene encoding ATP synthase F0 subunit C, whose protein sequence is MSVLAEISGNIATVGYGLAAIGPAIGVAIVVGKTIESTARQPELAGKLQGMMWIGIAFTEMLALIGVATYFIFQ, encoded by the coding sequence GTGTCTGTTCTCGCTGAAATTTCGGGCAACATTGCAACCGTCGGCTACGGCCTCGCTGCCATCGGACCCGCCATCGGTGTGGCAATCGTGGTCGGCAAGACCATCGAAAGCACCGCACGCCAGCCTGAGCTCGCCGGCAAGCTCCAGGGCATGATGTGGATCGGCATCGCGTTCACCGAGATGCTCGCCCTCATCGGCGTTGCAACCTACTTCATCTTCCAGTAA